The genomic window CTTGCTTATTGTAATAGCGTATGTAGACGTGTTCCTTGTATGTACGTGTGTATGTGTATGTATTTACGTCTGAATCTTGTTTGCTTGTTCGCTTACTGTTCAAGGTGACAAAACTAAAAATAacctttatttattttttctcaCTCTAACTCCAGCTGTtacaaatttcaattgttcCACTGTTCGAAGCTTCGAggttcttttctttctttctttctttctttctttaacGTTTAATAAGGTTGCCATTGCCATCGACGGGTAGATAGGAACCTTTTGTGCAGGCCATTCTCTGGGTAACCCTGTTTCTGTTTCCGCCTCGACCGCTCAGTTTGCTTCCCATCGCTCGCTCGAGACAAATTTTCGCTTCTTGAGTTGCCTCCTTGGgtaatcaaattaaaaaaaacatGGGCGCGTCACATATTCATGttcatattcttattattgttgttacTAATAGTTGTGACGCGCGCAAAAGTGTGACACGGCCGCTTTTTGCCGCGCCgtcaagaaaaataaacaaaaaaaacaaaaaaaacaaaaaaaaataactgAACCAAAAAGGGtttctcttctcttctCTTCTCTTCTCTTCTCGAGAAAGGGTGCGTTAACGTCTACTATATATGCgctttctttatatatatgacACAACgtatataaaaagaatCATGATTTAAGCTGAGCATAATTGTTCAACATAAACTGgaaattcattcattcaatcCAGATAGTGTatacgtacatacatacatacattcacaatataatatgagACAAAAATTACTATTCTTTGGTGATTCTATCACAGAATTTGCATATCAACCAGATCAGTTCACCACTGGATCAGCTCTCAATGCGATATACTCTAGAAAATTAGATATAATACATCGCGGTTATGCCGGTTATAATTCACGTTGGGGGCTTAAGATCCTTCCCAAGATCTTAGAACAAGACGGTGAGGGAGTTGTATTGAGTACGTTGTTTTTCGGTGCTAATGATTCTTGTATAGCTGGACCTCAACGTGTGCccattgatgaatttaaagaaaatacgTTGGCAATGTTGAAATTgtttcaagaaaaaaatataaaagtTGTGGTTGTGGGTCCAGCATTATTGGATAGACCTAGATGGGAATCGAATAGACCAGAGGAAACGAAAATGGGGTATCTTCGTACTGAGGaggaatttcaaaaatatggTCAAGTCTTAAAGGCATGTGCACATTTGACTAACAGTGCGTTTGTGGATCTTAATAAAGCATTTATTGAGAAAGGGGGTGATGATTGGAGGGAGTTATTAACTGACGGGTTACATTTTTCAGGTAAAGGTTATGAAATATtctttgatgaattaatgCAAGTTATTAAGGATAAGTTCCCTCAATATTCACCTGAAAACTTACCAAGCGATTATCCATATTGGAAAGATGTCAAGGCTGATATGTCCAATTTATAGATTTGTATGTgtgtacgtatatatatatatatatatatatttattgcATAAGGTAGCATCCGGTTATCAAAGCTTTCATTCAATCAATGTTTGTTCTTACAGGCGCTAAAATTCTCGAGCTTCCTCACTTAGCGTAAATATCAAATCTGAAACTTTTTTAAGGTACATCTCTGGTTTAAAGCTAGTTGATTAGGTTAAACTTGGACAACATTTGTTAAGGGCTTGTAGAGCATTAAGGCCTATTGACCAAAATATTTAGGTTTTAGTTATGTCATTACCtggtagtagtagtagtagtagtagcaGTAGTAGTAGTGATGGTAACAACAGCAATATACCAAACGCTACTCCCATAAAGGCCACTCCAACTGCTGAAACAATAACGCCGCCAATCAACAATGAATTCTCATTCAatataaaatcattaataagCAATGCCATGGAAAACAATCCAATATTCGCCGCTGGTGGTGGATTAATGATCCTTGGGTCCGGTTTAGCCCTAGCACGTTCCAGCGCAATCAAATTAAGTCGATTACTATACAAACAAATGATAATTGATTTAGAAATTCCATCAAAGGATAAATCATACTCATGGATCTTAACATGGATCTCTAAACAACCAAAGAGAGTCTCTAGACATCTCTCTGTAAGGACATCATATGTACAACATGATAATGGATCAATTAATACCAAATTTTCTATGGTGCCTGGTCCGGGGAATCATTGGATTAGATATAAAGGTGCTTTCATAATGATCAAGAGAGAAAGATCGGGGAAAATGGTGGATTTAATTAATAGTGCACCATATGAAACTGTAACGTTGGTTACTTTGTATCGTGATCGTGGGTTGTTTAAGGATATCTTGGATGAAGCTAAACAAATCGCCATGAAGGATACAGAAGGTAAGACTGTCATTTATACTTCGTTTGGTCCTGAATGGAGAAGATTTGGACAACCTAAGGGTAAAAGAACATTGGCTTCAGTCGTTTTAGATAAAGGtataaaggaaaatataGTAAAAGATGTGGAAGAATTTAGAAATAATGGGAAATGGTATTCGGATAGAGGAATACCGTATAGAAGAGGTTACTTATTGTATGGACCACCAGGTTCAGGGAAAACAAGTTTTATACAAGCTTTAGCTGGTGAATTAGACTATAACATTTGTATTTTGAACTTATCTGAGAATAATTTAACAGATGATAGATTAAAccatttaatgaataaCATGCCTGAGAGAAGTATACTACTACTAGAAGACATTGATGCTGCATTCGATAAGAGGTCCCAAACGATAGAGGGAGGGTATCAATCACATGTTACATTTAGTGGATTACTAAACGCATTAGATGGTGTTACTTCCTCGGAGGAAACCATCACGTTCATGACTACGAACCACAGGGAGAAGTTAGATCCCGCAATCTTAAGGCCTGGTCGGATTGACTATCAAGTCCTTGTGGGAGACGCCACATTATATCAAATCAAACATATGTTCTTGAAGTTTTATCCAGGTGAAACAAAGCTATGTGAAAGATTTGTTCAAAGTGTTTCCAAAGAGTTCCCATCAATAGCCGCCAACGAGACCGGGGAGGTCAACCCTAATGCCCGGACACCAGGGCTCAGCACGGCCCTACTTCAGGGTTTGTTTGTGGTCCATAAAGATAAACCTCGAGACGCAATTGCCGCGGTGCCAGCCCTTCGTGAGAAAATTGCAGTTGTAAATTGAAATAGCAGCAAAAAGGGAAAGGGACAACCATTTATTAAGGTATTAGACTATAAAAAACTAATCCAGTACGTACATAGGTATATTTTATCACCAAAGACTATATTATAGGacta from Naumovozyma dairenensis CBS 421 chromosome 3, complete genome includes these protein-coding regions:
- the BCS1 gene encoding bifunctional AAA family ATPase chaperone/translocase BCS1 (similar to Saccharomyces cerevisiae BCS1 (YDR375C); ancestral locus Anc_5.448), whose translation is MSLPGSSSSSSSSSSSDGNNSNIPNATPIKATPTAETITPPINNEFSFNIKSLISNAMENNPIFAAGGGLMILGSGLALARSSAIKLSRLLYKQMIIDLEIPSKDKSYSWILTWISKQPKRVSRHLSVRTSYVQHDNGSINTKFSMVPGPGNHWIRYKGAFIMIKRERSGKMVDLINSAPYETVTLVTLYRDRGLFKDILDEAKQIAMKDTEGKTVIYTSFGPEWRRFGQPKGKRTLASVVLDKGIKENIVKDVEEFRNNGKWYSDRGIPYRRGYLLYGPPGSGKTSFIQALAGELDYNICILNLSENNLTDDRLNHLMNNMPERSILLLEDIDAAFDKRSQTIEGGYQSHVTFSGLLNALDGVTSSEETITFMTTNHREKLDPAILRPGRIDYQVLVGDATLYQIKHMFLKFYPGETKLCERFVQSVSKEFPSIAANETGEVNPNARTPGLSTALLQGLFVVHKDKPRDAIAAVPALREKIAVVN
- the IAH1 gene encoding isoamyl acetate-hydrolyzing esterase (similar to Saccharomyces cerevisiae IAH1 (YOR126C); ancestral locus Anc_5.449) codes for the protein MRQKLLFFGDSITEFAYQPDQFTTGSALNAIYSRKLDIIHRGYAGYNSRWGLKILPKILEQDGEGVVLSTLFFGANDSCIAGPQRVPIDEFKENTLAMLKLFQEKNIKVVVVGPALLDRPRWESNRPEETKMGYLRTEEEFQKYGQVLKACAHLTNSAFVDLNKAFIEKGGDDWRELLTDGLHFSGKGYEIFFDELMQVIKDKFPQYSPENLPSDYPYWKDVKADMSNL